One Coffea arabica cultivar ET-39 chromosome 5e, Coffea Arabica ET-39 HiFi, whole genome shotgun sequence DNA segment encodes these proteins:
- the LOC113690549 gene encoding EH domain-containing protein 1, producing MEIDSAPISRCSKENQKIYQDWFAFADSDGDGRLTGADATKFFALSNLPRHDLKQVWAIADSKRQGFLGFKEFITAVQLVSLAQAGHALTSDIIYAEVDFESLKPPAMDGLDALLAKKKHTPKSELEQNGIPQLQSSPSANWFSSSKSAKKVSLSSVTSIVDGLKKLYVQKLKPLEATYRFNDFVSPLLTNSDFDAKPMVMLLGQYSTGKTTFIKHLLKTSYPGAHIGPEPTTDRFVVVMNGPDERSIPGNTIAVQADMPFSGLTTFGTSFLSKFECSQMPHPLLEHITFVDTPGVLSGEKQRTQRSYDFTGVISWFAAKCDLILLLFDPHKLDISDEFKRVIASLRGHDDKIRVVLNKADQVDTQQLMRVYGALMWSLGKVLNTPEVTRVYIGSFNDKPINEVATGPIGKELFEKEQDDLLADLKNIPKKACDRRINEFVKRARAAKIHAYIISHLKKEMPAMMGKAKTQQRLVDNLEVEFGKVQREFHLPAGDFPNVEHFREVLSGYSIDKFEKLKPKMIQSVDDMLGYDIPELLKNFRNPYD from the exons CCAGAAGATCTATCAGGACTGGTTCGCTTTTGCTGATTCAG atGGAGATGGGCGACTTACAGGAGCTGATGCCACCAAATTCTTTGCCCTCTCAAATTTACCTCGCCATGATCTTAAACAG GTTTGGGCTATTGCAGATTCTAAACGACAAGGTTTTCTTGGTTTTAAAGAGTTTATTACGGCAGTTCAG TTAGTTTCTTTGGCACAAGCGGGGCATGCATTAACTAGTGATATCATATACGCTGAAG TTGACTTTGAAAGTCTGAAACCTCCAGCAATGGATGGGTTGGATGCGCTACTAGCT AAGAAAAAGCATACACCGAAAAGTGAGCTAGAACAAAATG GCATTCCTCAGTTGCAGTCTTCACCATCTGCTAATTGGTTTTCTTCGTCAAAGTCTGCAAAGAAG GTGTCTCTAAGCTCTGTTACATCAATTGTTGATGGATTGAAGAAGTTGTACGTCCAAAAACTGAAGCCATTGGAAGCAACATATCGTTTCAATGATTTTGTTTCCCCTTTGTTG ACAAATAGCGATTTTGATGCTAAGCCCATGGTGATGTTGTTGGGTCAATACTCAACTGGGAAAACAACATTCATTAAACATCTGCTCAAAACGAGTTATCCAG GTGCTCACATTGGACCAGAGCCTACAACAGACAGATTTGTTGTTgttatg AATGGACCTGATGAAAGAAGTATTCCAGGGAACACCATTGCTGTACAAGCAGATATGCCATTCAGTGGTCTGACTACTTTCGGAACTTCctttttgtcaaaatttgaGTGCTCTCAAATGCCACACCCA CTGTTGGAGCATATTACATTTGTGGACACTCCCGGAGTTTTATCAGGAGAAAAGCAACGAACACAGAGAAGTTATGACTTTACTGGCGTCATATCGTGGTTCGCTGCAAAATGTGACCTCATTTTGCTTTTGTTTGATCCTCACAAACTTGATATAAGTGATGAATTCAAACGTGTAATTGCATCTCTACGAGGTCATGATGATAAGATTCGGGTAGTCTTGAATAAGGCTGATCAAGTTGATACTCAACAA CTTATGCGAGTTTACGGAGCTCTAATGTGGTCTCTTGGCAAAGTTCTGAACACTCCTGAGGTTACTCGGGTCTATATTGG TTCTTTCAATGACAAGCCTATCAATGAGGTCGCCACTGGTCCTATTGGAAAAGAGCTTTTTGAGAAAGAACAAGATGACCTCCTTGCAGATCTGAAGAATATACCCAAAAAGGCTTGTGATCGTAGA atAAATGAATTTGTAAAGCGTGCTAGGGCTGCCAAGATTCATGCTTATATCATCAGTCATCTAAAAAAGGAGATGCCTGCCATGATGGGCAAGGCAAAAACGCAGCAGAGACTCGTTGATAACCTGGAAGTGGAATTCGGAAAG GTTCAGAGGGAGTTCCATCTGCCAGCGGGGGATTTTCCGAATGTTGAACACTTTCGGGAGGTCCTGAGTGGATATAGCATTGATAAGTTCGAGAAATTGAAGCCTAAAATGATACAATctgttgatgatatgcttggATACGATATCCCAGAACTTCTCAAGAATTTCCGGAATCCATATGATTGA
- the LOC113743643 gene encoding upstream activation factor subunit UAF30-like — translation MLPQRMKKVITDNPKQLADLIDLVNLPSTLREFLGQSQTSRLGCFTRVWSYIKENKLQDPNNKNLVNCDAKLKQILLGKGQVDLAELPMLIKLHFPKQQK, via the exons ATGCTGCCTCAGAGGATGAAAAAGGTCATTACCGACAACCCAAAACAACTTGCTGACTTGATCGACCTTGTAAACCTGCCCTCAACGCTCAGAGAATTCTTGGGTCAGTCGCAGACCTCGCGTTTGGGGTGCTTTACGCGTGTTTGGTCGTACATCAAGGAGAACAAACTCCAG GATCCAAATAACAAGAATCTGGTCAATTGTGATGCTAAATTGAAGCAAATTCTGTTGGGTAAAGGCCAAGTCGATCTTGCTGAACTTCCTATGCTGATTAAGCTGCATTTCCCGAAGCAGCAGAAATGA
- the LOC113743642 gene encoding EH domain-containing protein 1-like: protein MEGLDALLAKKKHTPKSELEQNGIPQLQSSPSANWFSSSKSAKKVSLSSVTSIIDGLKKLYVQKLKPLEATYRFNDFVSPLLTNSDFDAKPMVMVFGSILNWENNIH, encoded by the exons ATGGAAGGGTTGGATGCGCTACTAGCT AAGAAAAAGCATACACCGAAAAGTGAACTAGAACAAAATG GCATTCCTCAGTTGCAGTCTTCACCATCTGCTAATTGGTTTTCTTCGTCAAAGTCTGCAAAGAAG GTGTCTCTAAGCTCTGTTACATCAATTATTGATGGATTGAAGAAGTTGTACGTCCAAAAACTGAAGCCATTGGAAGCAACATATCGTTTCAATGATTTTGTTTCCCCTTTGTTG ACAAATAGCGATTTTGATGCTAAGCCCATGGTGATGGTTTTTGGGTCAATACTCAACTGGGAAAACAACATTCATTAA
- the LOC113743195 gene encoding grpE protein homolog 1, mitochondrial-like isoform X2 encodes MLVSRIAARSSRTMVTQCRNSLLLLARQEQPFIPIRSSQYHSLVEPRNKVVSGQVALLHRSFLNGSPFQLFGFSSSASPQHNEKDTAQPGAENGSDAAAAGTSTETEVHDKTEASASTDSQVKDEKDVSDSDSEGDLSRDDLVKLVAEKEEQLKIKHEELQKLQDKALRTYADMQNSMDRTKRDAENLKKFAVQDFAKNLLDVADNLSRASLAVKDNFLKIDASKDAVGAVPLLKTLLQGVEMTEKQLAEVFKKYGLQKYDPVDEEFDPHRHNAVFQVPDPSKPPNTVAVVLKAGYKLHDRVIRPAEVGVTRAVENDAEQSSET; translated from the exons ATGTTGGTGAGTAGAATTGCAGCTCGTTCATCTCGAACCATGGTGACTCAGTGCCGCAACTCGTTGCTTCTCTTGGCTCGCCAAGAGCAACCATTTATCCCCATTCGCTCCAGTCAATACCACTCCCTTGTCGAACCCCGAAATAAG GTGGTTTCAGGACAAGTGGCTTTATTACATCGCTCCTTTCTGAATGGATCTCCATTTCAACTGTTTGGTTTTTCATCATCTGCTTCCCCGCAACATAATGAGAAGGATACAGCACAACCCGGAGCAGAAAATGGAAGTGATGCTGCTGCTGCAGGAACAAGTACAGAAACAGAAGTTCATGATAAAACTGAAGCATCAGCTTCTACGGATTCTCAAGTTAAGGACGAAAAAGATGTATCAG ATTCAGATTCAGAGGGTGATCTCTCGCGGGATGACCTCGTGAAACTTGTGGCGGAGAAGGAAGAACAATTGAAGATCAAGCACGAAGAGTTGCAGAAATTGCAAGATAAAGCTCTTCGTACTTATGCTGACATGCAAAATTCCATGGATAGGACAAAACGTGATGCAGAAAACCTGAAAAAATTTGCCGTTCAG GATTTTGCCAAGAACTTATTGGACGTTGCGGATAATCTTAGTAGGGCTTCTTTGGCTGTGAAAGACAATTTCTTGAAGATTGATGCATCCAAAGATGCTGTTGGAGCTGTGCCACTTCTAAAAACACTTCTGCAAGGTGTTGAAATGACTGAAAAACAGCTGGCTGAG gtattcaaaaaatatggattgCAAAAATATGATCCGGTAGATGAAGAATTTGATCCACATAGGCATAATGCCGTTTTTCAAGTACCAGATCCTTCCAAGCCTCCCAACACTGTTGCAGTTGTTTTGAAG GCCGGATACAAGTTACATGACCGGGTCATTCGGCCAGCAGAAGTTGGTGTGACACGGGCTGTGGAAAACGATGCAGAACAAAGCTCCGAAACCTGA
- the LOC113743195 gene encoding grpE protein homolog 2, mitochondrial-like isoform X1, whose product MLVSRIAARSSRTMVTQCRNSLLLLARQEQPFIPIRSSQYHSLVEPRNKVVSGQVALLHRSFLNGSPFQLFGFSSSASPQHNEKDTAQPGAENGSDAAAAGTSTETEVHDKTEASASTDSQVKDEKDVSGSNVEPNSITSQSVKRRRRKTKWFSFSNSDSDSEGDLSRDDLVKLVAEKEEQLKIKHEELQKLQDKALRTYADMQNSMDRTKRDAENLKKFAVQDFAKNLLDVADNLSRASLAVKDNFLKIDASKDAVGAVPLLKTLLQGVEMTEKQLAEVFKKYGLQKYDPVDEEFDPHRHNAVFQVPDPSKPPNTVAVVLKAGYKLHDRVIRPAEVGVTRAVENDAEQSSET is encoded by the exons ATGTTGGTGAGTAGAATTGCAGCTCGTTCATCTCGAACCATGGTGACTCAGTGCCGCAACTCGTTGCTTCTCTTGGCTCGCCAAGAGCAACCATTTATCCCCATTCGCTCCAGTCAATACCACTCCCTTGTCGAACCCCGAAATAAG GTGGTTTCAGGACAAGTGGCTTTATTACATCGCTCCTTTCTGAATGGATCTCCATTTCAACTGTTTGGTTTTTCATCATCTGCTTCCCCGCAACATAATGAGAAGGATACAGCACAACCCGGAGCAGAAAATGGAAGTGATGCTGCTGCTGCAGGAACAAGTACAGAAACAGAAGTTCATGATAAAACTGAAGCATCAGCTTCTACGGATTCTCAAGTTAAGGACGAAAAAGATGTATCAGGTTCTAATGTGGAGCCTAACTCTATCACATCACAATCTGTcaaaagaaggagaagaaaaactaaatggttttcattttctaatTCAGATTCAGATTCAGAGGGTGATCTCTCGCGGGATGACCTCGTGAAACTTGTGGCGGAGAAGGAAGAACAATTGAAGATCAAGCACGAAGAGTTGCAGAAATTGCAAGATAAAGCTCTTCGTACTTATGCTGACATGCAAAATTCCATGGATAGGACAAAACGTGATGCAGAAAACCTGAAAAAATTTGCCGTTCAG GATTTTGCCAAGAACTTATTGGACGTTGCGGATAATCTTAGTAGGGCTTCTTTGGCTGTGAAAGACAATTTCTTGAAGATTGATGCATCCAAAGATGCTGTTGGAGCTGTGCCACTTCTAAAAACACTTCTGCAAGGTGTTGAAATGACTGAAAAACAGCTGGCTGAG gtattcaaaaaatatggattgCAAAAATATGATCCGGTAGATGAAGAATTTGATCCACATAGGCATAATGCCGTTTTTCAAGTACCAGATCCTTCCAAGCCTCCCAACACTGTTGCAGTTGTTTTGAAG GCCGGATACAAGTTACATGACCGGGTCATTCGGCCAGCAGAAGTTGGTGTGACACGGGCTGTGGAAAACGATGCAGAACAAAGCTCCGAAACCTGA
- the LOC113743196 gene encoding uncharacterized protein, with protein MEGTGQRLSRFYSRYGLGPAPSAPVFTGPVRKWKRKWVPSEPNKDNAVAGKRGHQHQEQDAPSLLLCRWTPLNSSGESSEPSKRKFRYTPVIAFEEKKKEAVERLDDDAARIEKNQSRADVIMTIDMPFEKPHFNDNFVEEMKEPGEDHAYFENLDLQL; from the exons ATGGAAGGAACTGGGCAGCGGCTCAGCCGGTTTTATTCCAGATACGGATTAGGCCCAGCTCCATCTGCTCCAGTCTTCACCGGCCCTGTCCGAAAATGGAAGAGGAAGTGGGTTCCTTCAGAGCCCAACAAGGACAATGCCGTCGCCGGCAAGCGTGGCCACCAGCACCAGGAGCAGGACGCACCTAGCCTCCTCCTCTGCCGCTGGACCCCGCTAAACAGCTCCGGTGAGTCGTCGGAGCCCTCTAAGCGCAAGTTCCGCTACACCCCG GTTATTGCGttcgaagaaaagaagaaagaagctGTCGAAAGGCTGGACGATGATGCTGCAAGAATTGAAAAGAACCAATCTAGAGCAGATGTGATAATGACTATTGATATGCCCTTTGAGAAGCCGCACTTTAATGATAATTTCGTGGAAGAAATGAAG GAACCTGGTGAGGACCACGCATATTTTGAGAATTTGGATTTGCAGCTTTGA
- the LOC113688137 gene encoding trigger factor-like protein TIG, Chloroplastic isoform X2 codes for MVLYGTATASTLLEFKASLLSPCPSFSSRPVNPLIQPVKNTILFPPIKHVTSNSPSQQFKKISKTFEASASTAEVDTLVEKLPADLNVTETEEPNSRVRLSVEVPPVVCEDCYSRVIREFMKKAKVPGFRPGKNVPESILINYIGKQNIQKAIVESILKRTLPHAMSSMTGKALEDSIRIVTKFSEMENTYSSLNSLRYDVIVDVAPEVKWVPEYGYKNLKIVVEIDSEIDAKKASEEELRRRHKSLGSLRIVTDRGVKLGDVAVLDISATTIEADDSDAKSIPSAESRGFQFDTEDGDRILPGFLEAITGIQRGETKSFQYVFPESWAQENLRGIEAKFTVECKELFHRDLPNLDDSIADKLLPGCTTLEEVKKALLEKCLEVEQTAKEQAADNAILDRLCKMVEVDIPRSLFEEQGRELYGAQLLQMQHCNWSRQIGS; via the exons ATGGTGCTCTATGGCACAGCAACAGCATCAACATTACTCGAATTCAAGGCCTCTCTTCTCTCCCCTTGCCCTTCTTTCAGTTCCCGACCTGTGAACCCTCTTATTCAGCCCGTCAAGAACACAATTTTGTTCCCTCCTATTAAACACGTTACTAGTAATTCACCGTCTCAGCAATTCAAGAAAATCTCAAAGACCTTTGAAGCTTCAGCTTCTACTGCTGAAGTTGATACCCTTGTTGAAAAACTTCCAGCTGATCTCAATGTTACTGAAACCGAAGAACCCAATTCTAGA GTAAGGTTGAGCGTAGAAGTCCCCCCTGTTGTTTGTGAGGATTGCTACAGCAGAGTCATCCGAGAGTTCATGAAGAAGGCAAAG GTGCCAGGGTTTCGCCCTGGGAAGAATGTTCCAGAAAGCATTCTTATCAATTACATAGGTAAACAGAATATCCAGAAGGCTATTGTTGAGTCTATCTTGAAGAGAACCCTTCCACATGCTATGTCTTCG ATGACTGGAAAAGCCTTGGAAGATTCAATTCGTATTGTGACAAAATTTTCAGAGATGGAGAATACATACTCTTCTTTGAACTCTCTGAG ATATGACGTCATTGTTGATGTGGCGCCTGAAGTCAAATGGGTTCCTGAATATGGGtacaagaatttgaagattgTTGTAGAGATAGACAGCGAGATAGATGCCAAGAAAGCTTCTGAAGAAGAATTAAGGCGTCGCCATAAGTCTCTAGGTTCACTTAGAATTGTAACTGACAGAGGAGTAAAG CTTGGGGATGTTGCTGTACTTGATATATCTGCAACAACAATAGAGGCAGATGACTCAGATGCTAAAAGCATTCCATCGGCAGAGAGTAGAG GTTTTCAATTTGATACAGAAGATGGAGATAGAATCCTTCCTGGTTTCCTGGAGGCGATTACTGGGATCCAACGTGGTGAAACAAAGAGCTTTCAGTATGTATTTCCTGAATCATGGGCACAAGAAAATCTTCGGGGTATTGAAGCTAAATTTACC GTGGAATGTAAGGAACTGTTTCATCGAGATCTACCTAATCTTGATGACTCCATTGCTGATAAGCTACTTCCTGGGTGCACTACACTGGAGGAG GTCAAGAAAGCATTACTGGAGAAGTGCCTAGAAGTGGAGCAAACTGCCAAAGAACAAGCAGCAGATAATGCGATTCTTGATCGACTATGCAAG ATGGTTGAAGTGGACATCCCTCGGTCTTTGTTTGAGGAACAAGGAAGGGAACTTTATGGAGCCCAACTTTTGCAAATGCAG CACTGTAATTGGAGTAGGCAAATAGGCAGCTGA
- the LOC113688137 gene encoding trigger factor-like protein TIG, Chloroplastic isoform X1 → MVLYGTATASTLLEFKASLLSPCPSFSSRPVNPLIQPVKNTILFPPIKHVTSNSPSQQFKKISKTFEASASTAEVDTLVEKLPADLNVTETEEPNSRVRLSVEVPPVVCEDCYSRVIREFMKKAKVPGFRPGKNVPESILINYIGKQNIQKAIVESILKRTLPHAMSSMTGKALEDSIRIVTKFSEMENTYSSLNSLRYDVIVDVAPEVKWVPEYGYKNLKIVVEIDSEIDAKKASEEELRRRHKSLGSLRIVTDRGVKLGDVAVLDISATTIEADDSDAKSIPSAESRGFQFDTEDGDRILPGFLEAITGIQRGETKSFQYVFPESWAQENLRGIEAKFTVECKELFHRDLPNLDDSIADKLLPGCTTLEEVKKALLEKCLEVEQTAKEQAADNAILDRLCKMVEVDIPRSLFEEQGRELYGAQLLQMQANRQLNDQQLAYLSSAKAVNEFLENNKENINHLIKQNLAVGDIFKRENLQFSTEELVKEVKNSIAEFKRHNQEYDEERVKEQVQEVLEGAKVLEWLRENAEIQYTTR, encoded by the exons ATGGTGCTCTATGGCACAGCAACAGCATCAACATTACTCGAATTCAAGGCCTCTCTTCTCTCCCCTTGCCCTTCTTTCAGTTCCCGACCTGTGAACCCTCTTATTCAGCCCGTCAAGAACACAATTTTGTTCCCTCCTATTAAACACGTTACTAGTAATTCACCGTCTCAGCAATTCAAGAAAATCTCAAAGACCTTTGAAGCTTCAGCTTCTACTGCTGAAGTTGATACCCTTGTTGAAAAACTTCCAGCTGATCTCAATGTTACTGAAACCGAAGAACCCAATTCTAGA GTAAGGTTGAGCGTAGAAGTCCCCCCTGTTGTTTGTGAGGATTGCTACAGCAGAGTCATCCGAGAGTTCATGAAGAAGGCAAAG GTGCCAGGGTTTCGCCCTGGGAAGAATGTTCCAGAAAGCATTCTTATCAATTACATAGGTAAACAGAATATCCAGAAGGCTATTGTTGAGTCTATCTTGAAGAGAACCCTTCCACATGCTATGTCTTCG ATGACTGGAAAAGCCTTGGAAGATTCAATTCGTATTGTGACAAAATTTTCAGAGATGGAGAATACATACTCTTCTTTGAACTCTCTGAG ATATGACGTCATTGTTGATGTGGCGCCTGAAGTCAAATGGGTTCCTGAATATGGGtacaagaatttgaagattgTTGTAGAGATAGACAGCGAGATAGATGCCAAGAAAGCTTCTGAAGAAGAATTAAGGCGTCGCCATAAGTCTCTAGGTTCACTTAGAATTGTAACTGACAGAGGAGTAAAG CTTGGGGATGTTGCTGTACTTGATATATCTGCAACAACAATAGAGGCAGATGACTCAGATGCTAAAAGCATTCCATCGGCAGAGAGTAGAG GTTTTCAATTTGATACAGAAGATGGAGATAGAATCCTTCCTGGTTTCCTGGAGGCGATTACTGGGATCCAACGTGGTGAAACAAAGAGCTTTCAGTATGTATTTCCTGAATCATGGGCACAAGAAAATCTTCGGGGTATTGAAGCTAAATTTACC GTGGAATGTAAGGAACTGTTTCATCGAGATCTACCTAATCTTGATGACTCCATTGCTGATAAGCTACTTCCTGGGTGCACTACACTGGAGGAG GTCAAGAAAGCATTACTGGAGAAGTGCCTAGAAGTGGAGCAAACTGCCAAAGAACAAGCAGCAGATAATGCGATTCTTGATCGACTATGCAAG ATGGTTGAAGTGGACATCCCTCGGTCTTTGTTTGAGGAACAAGGAAGGGAACTTTATGGAGCCCAACTTTTGCAAATGCAG GCAAATAGGCAGCTGAATGATCAACAGTTGGCATATTTATCAAGTGCCAAGGCAGtcaatgagttcttggagaACAACAAGGAAAACATAAATCATTTGATAAAGCAGAATCTAGCTGTTGGTGACATATTTAAACGTGAAAATTTGCAG TTTTCAACAGAAGAGCTGGTGAAAGAAGTAAAAAACTCAATTGCCGAATTCAAAAGACATAATCAGGAATACGATGAGGAGCGTGTGAAGGAACAG GTGCAAGAGGTGCTGGAGGGGGCAAAAGTGCTAGAATGGCTAAGAGAAAATGCAGAAATACAATACACAACTCGGTAG